One genomic region from Rosa rugosa chromosome 1, drRosRugo1.1, whole genome shotgun sequence encodes:
- the LOC133725659 gene encoding elongin-A-like translates to MDEEFFRENGKGIAAPSLVDLCVHVAIDNIRYLGDVGETDFDFLEQILPHCTKDQLMHIEKSTKGRDLSPVTDKLWKKFYEKDFGIDRTNVVIERMRKKKVNFRWLQLYQAKLREVDEAENEAADRLKNSYKKEDARKQSRQVRICEKVPPSSNKRGWGGGGNYNVSNTKSNLLKKAKLDYLKSPEVRNAAVMKRTAFQRSAPPMKKSNGFSGNQLGSSSNQSKPIERTFKPKKMPF, encoded by the exons ATGGATGAGGAATTTTTTAGAGAGAATGGGAAGGGAATTGCAGCTCCATCTTTGGTTGATCTGTGCGTTCATGTGGCGATAGATAATATAAGGTACCTTGGGGATGTTGGCGAAACGGATTTCGATTTTCTTGAGCAAATCTTGCCACATTGTACAAAAGACCAGTTGATGCATATCGAGAAGAGTACAAAA GGTAGGGATTTGAGTCCAGTAACTGATAAGTTGTGGAAGAAATTCTATGAGAAGGATTTTGGTATTGACAGGACTAATGTGGTGATCGAAAGGATGAGGAAAAAGAAAGTCAATTTCAGATGGTTGCAATTGTATCAG GCCAAATTGAGGGAAGTGGATGAGGCTGAAAATGAAGCAGCTGACCGGTTGAAGAATTCATATAAAAAAGAAGATGCAC GGAAACAAAGTCGCCAAGTTCGTATCTGTGAAAAGGTTCCACCGTCAAGCAATAAAAGAGGTTGGGGTGGAGGAG GCAACTACAATGTTTCCAACACAAAGAGCAACTTGCTGAAGAAAGCAAAATTAGACTATCTTAAAAG TCCTGAGGTGAGAAATGCTGCTGTTATGAAGAGAACAGCGTTCCAGAGGAG TGCCCCTCCCATGAAGAAGTCAAATGGGTTTTCTGGGAACCAACTGGGTTCCTCTTCTAATCAGAGCAAGCCCATTGAGAGGACATTCAAGCCAAAGAAGATGCCATTCTAA
- the LOC133725657 gene encoding glutamyl-tRNA(Gln) amidotransferase subunit A, chloroplastic/mitochondrial, which produces MLSTLQPPRSLSHFRTKPLLLLRRHTSLKPLSSLSSQPVTHSTLTDQSKSQILSTRDSLLSRQITAAELAEYFLARLRRTEPHLRSFLHVSDAVLAQARDLDDKLRRNEEVGPLAGVLVAVKDNICTAEMPSTAGSRVLEGYTPPYDATAVRKIKELGGIVVGKTNLDEFGMGSTTEGSAFQVTANPWDTTRVPGGSSGGSAAAVSARQSMVSLGSDTGGSVRQPASFCGVVGLKPTYGRVSRFGLMAYASSLDVIGCFGTSVADAGILLHAISGHDRLDATSSKREVPDLASQFVSISLLESKPLKGLKIGLIRETLDDGVDIGVTSAIRTAALHLEELGCSVTEVSLPSFSLGLPAYYVIASSESSSNLSRYDGLRYGNQVAADELNSQYMDSRAKGFGSEVKRRILTGTYALSAGYYDAYYKRAQQVRTIIRKSFKAVLDEHDILISPAAPSAAYKIGEKKNDPLAMYAGDIMTVNVNLAGLPALVLPCGFAEGGSAGLPVGLQMIGAAFDEEKLLRVGHIFEQTLQNCRFVPPLIADEDVPC; this is translated from the exons ATGCTATCTACACTCCAACCTCCGCGCTCACTCTCTCACTTCCGCACTAaacccctcctcctcctccgccgccacaCCTCCCTTAAACCCCTCTCCTCCTTATCCTCACAGCCCGTCACCCACTCCACCCTCACAGACCAATCCAAATCCCAAATCCTCTCCACCCGCGACTCCCTCCTCTCCCGCCAAATCACCGCCGCCGAGCTCGCCGAGTATTTCCTCGCCCGCCTCCGCCGCACCGAGCCCCACCTCCGCTCCTTCCTCCACGTCTCCGACGCCGTCCTCGCCCAGGCCCGCGACCTCGACGACAAGCTTCGCCGGAATGAGGAGGTGGGACCCCTGGCCGGGGTCCTTGTGGCGGTGAAGGATAACATATGTACGGCGGAGATGCCGTCCACGGCGGGTTCCAGGGTTTTGGAGGGCTATACGCCGCCGTATGATGCCACCGCCGTCAGGAAGATTAAGGAGCTGGGTGGGATTGTGGTGGGCAAGACTAATTTGGATGAGTTTGGGATGGGTAGCACCACCGAAGGCTCCGCGTTTCAG GTGACTGCAAACCCATGGGACACGACACGGGTGCCAGGAGGGTCATCAGGAGGTTCGGCTGCAGCTGTATCTGCTAGGCAGAGTATGGTATCATTGGGAAGTGATACTGGTGGAAGTGTGAGGCAGCCAGCATCGTTTTGTGGTGTTGTTGGGTTGAAGCCCACGTATGGGCGTGTATCGAGGTTTGGACTTATGGCATATGCATCATCTCTTGATGTTATTGGCTGCTTTGGAACATCTGTTGCTGATGCTGGGATTCTTCTTCATGCAATTTCTGGTCATGATAGACTTGATGCTACCAGCAGCAAGCGT GAGGTTCCCGACCTTGCATCTCAATTTGTTTCCATTAGTTTGCTAGAGTCTAAACCTCTGAAAGGACTAAAAATTGGTCTGATCCGTGAAACTCTCGATGATGGTGTTGATATTGGAGTAACTTCTGCAATTCGTACTGCTGCACTGCATCTTGAAGAATTAGGATGCTCCGTAACAGAG GTCTCATTACCATCTTTCTCACTTGGATTGCCAGCCTACTATGTTATTGCTTCATCCGAGTCATCTTCAAACTTATCGCGTTATGACGGTCTCAG GTATGGAAACCAAGTTGCTGCTGATGAGCTGAACTCGCAATACATGGACTCCCGCGCCAAGGGATTTGGTTCTGAG GTCAAAAGGAGAATTCTAACCGGAACATATGCCCTTTCAGCTGGTTATTATGATGCATATTATAAACGCGCCCAGCAG GTGAGGACGATAATTCGGAAAAGCTTCAAGGCGGTACTGGACGAACATGACATCTTAATCTCACCTGCTGCTCCATCTGCTGCGTATAAGATTG gtgaaaagaaaaatgatccGTTAGCAATGTATGCAGGCGACATAATGACG GTTAATGTTAACTTGGCAGGTCTACCTGCATTGGTTCTGCCATGTGGATTTGCCGAAGGGGGGTCAGCAGGCCTTCCGGTTGGTCTTCAAATGATTGGTGCAGCATTCGATGAG GAAAAGTTGCTTAGAGTGGGTCACATCTTTGAGCAGACCCTTCAAAATTGCAGATTTGTACCTCCATTGATAGCAGATGAGGATGTACCATGCTAG